One genomic segment of Erysipelotrichaceae bacterium 66202529 includes these proteins:
- a CDS encoding histidine kinase, translating into MSEKSEKRILKLILPLIAVLMLLVWSVKPHADETRIITSKDGTWDLTHMDLMQEKVKLSGTVEYVPNALLSPQDFSKRDDFQLGQPGDVVQYATSRMHIKVPQGSYLICGYSVDFASRMYVNGTLVYEAGKPGSSRKQALPGVEYYVVPAVPDANGDIVIVQQVSNFTHKDGGTHGTLYLGAPRLINQYVTRNEWPEAVLMGGYLLLFLVHLILFLMIRGYKPNLLFSLFCLTWFIRTGVSGQRLLGAVFPALSWTTIFRLEYLTMPISGILLVWLLYQLFPSILPRRFVLAATFFCACFAAIDLFGPTLLMSYTAICRIVILGLIGLYFFIRLIKYHSHMNIEQAAVLSGFVFLLIAAVWDMLYHRDIYILSAMRFAISEMAVAVFVLYSMTAMFFGTMQEVRKAKEGEERMSAERDMLEELNHLKNQFYTDMSHEMKTPLTVISVNAQFVAQNIESGTIDKETIADVTAISTEAKRLAQMVTSLVGLGQMQGTTVKEHLLSVNSLVEETVRIYQSMFARQKNVLTAQTDPHNPSVEGNADQLIQVLINLLSNANRHTENGRVVVSIEKLTNEVRVNVTDNGSGIEADLLPHVFERYQRGEEGVTGLGLTICKKIIEEHHGKIGIESVIGKGTQVWFTLPVKEDA; encoded by the coding sequence CAAGGATCATTACGTCAAAGGATGGTACATGGGATTTAACGCATATGGATCTTATGCAGGAGAAGGTAAAACTCTCCGGAACAGTGGAATATGTACCGAATGCGCTATTGAGCCCTCAGGATTTTTCAAAGCGTGATGACTTCCAATTGGGACAGCCTGGTGATGTGGTGCAGTATGCTACGAGTAGAATGCATATCAAGGTTCCTCAGGGCAGCTATCTCATCTGCGGCTATAGTGTTGATTTTGCAAGTCGTATGTATGTAAATGGTACGCTTGTTTATGAAGCTGGAAAACCGGGAAGCAGCCGGAAGCAGGCATTGCCGGGTGTGGAATATTATGTGGTACCTGCAGTACCGGATGCAAACGGTGATATCGTTATTGTTCAGCAGGTATCTAACTTTACCCATAAAGACGGAGGTACACATGGAACTCTCTATCTTGGAGCACCCAGGCTGATAAATCAGTACGTAACACGCAATGAATGGCCGGAGGCGGTTCTCATGGGAGGATACCTTTTGTTATTCCTTGTTCATCTGATTCTGTTTCTAATGATTCGCGGATATAAGCCAAATCTTCTGTTCTCGCTTTTTTGTCTTACATGGTTTATCCGGACAGGTGTGAGTGGACAGCGGTTACTTGGAGCTGTATTTCCAGCTCTATCCTGGACGACAATTTTTCGCCTAGAATATCTGACAATGCCAATCAGTGGTATCCTGCTTGTATGGCTGCTGTATCAGCTGTTTCCAAGCATCCTGCCAAGACGATTCGTCTTGGCTGCCACGTTTTTCTGTGCTTGCTTTGCGGCGATTGATCTGTTTGGCCCTACACTGCTGATGTCGTATACTGCAATCTGTCGAATTGTTATTCTGGGATTGATTGGCCTGTATTTCTTTATTCGCCTTATCAAGTACCACTCACATATGAATATTGAGCAGGCTGCAGTATTATCCGGCTTTGTGTTTCTGCTTATTGCGGCTGTCTGGGACATGCTCTATCATCGTGACATTTATATCCTTTCGGCAATGCGCTTTGCCATATCTGAAATGGCAGTTGCTGTATTTGTGCTGTATTCCATGACAGCGATGTTTTTTGGAACCATGCAGGAGGTTCGCAAAGCAAAGGAAGGTGAGGAACGCATGAGTGCGGAAAGAGATATGCTTGAGGAATTGAATCACTTAAAGAATCAATTTTATACCGACATGTCTCATGAAATGAAAACACCGCTTACCGTAATTTCTGTCAATGCGCAATTTGTTGCACAGAATATTGAAAGCGGCACTATAGATAAAGAAACAATCGCCGATGTAACTGCGATTTCCACAGAGGCGAAAAGACTTGCACAGATGGTAACAAGTCTAGTAGGTCTTGGGCAAATGCAGGGTACTACTGTAAAAGAGCATCTGCTTTCTGTGAACTCGCTTGTAGAAGAAACAGTCCGTATCTATCAATCTATGTTTGCAAGACAGAAAAATGTATTGACTGCGCAAACGGATCCGCATAATCCAAGTGTGGAAGGTAATGCCGATCAATTGATACAGGTCTTAATCAATCTGCTTAGCAATGCCAATCGCCATACAGAAAATGGAAGGGTGGTAGTGAGCATAGAGAAGCTGACGAATGAAGTACGTGTGAATGTTACAGATAATGGCAGCGGTATAGAAGCTGATTTGCTTCCTCATGTGTTTGAGCGCTATCAGCGTGGTGAAGAAGGCGTAACAGGTCTTGGATTGACAATCTGTAAAAAAATCATAGAGGAGCATCATGGAAAAATCGGTATTGAAAGTGTAATAGGAAAAGGAACACAGGTATGGTTTACCCTGCCGGTAAAGGAGGATGCGTGA
- a CDS encoding response regulator, with protein sequence MRDMNNTGSVLLVEDDANIQRINRRILEREGFYVYCAACLQEAYEILNEHTPDVLVLDIMLPDGSGLAFCEKIRPKTTIPVLFLTALDEKNEIIQGLVAGGNDYITKPYDVDEFVARVNAQLRLARMNQQAIKQIKTITRGPLSVDTVALRAFLHGRDMLLTSREFSILLYLLKNEGKTIPAKDIYENVWKQPMSGNANAVWKSISRLKNKLTDADGEIALLSFRNEGYLLEIISHHT encoded by the coding sequence ATGCGTGATATGAACAATACAGGAAGCGTTCTTCTGGTGGAGGATGATGCAAATATTCAGCGTATTAACCGCAGAATACTGGAACGGGAGGGATTTTATGTATACTGTGCCGCATGCCTGCAGGAAGCTTATGAAATATTAAATGAGCATACACCGGATGTGCTGGTACTTGACATCATGCTGCCGGATGGAAGCGGTCTTGCCTTTTGTGAAAAAATTCGCCCGAAAACTACAATTCCTGTCTTATTCCTAACGGCATTGGATGAGAAAAATGAAATAATCCAGGGACTTGTAGCCGGAGGGAATGATTATATTACGAAGCCCTATGATGTAGATGAATTTGTTGCTCGTGTAAATGCACAGCTGCGTCTGGCAAGAATGAATCAACAGGCAATCAAACAGATAAAGACAATTACACGGGGCCCGTTATCTGTGGATACCGTAGCCCTGCGGGCGTTCCTTCATGGCAGGGATATGCTGCTTACCTCTCGGGAATTCTCCATTTTGCTATATCTGTTAAAAAATGAGGGAAAAACAATTCCAGCAAAGGATATATATGAAAATGTATGGAAGCAGCCAATGTCCGGAAATGCTAATGCAGTATGGAAAAGTATATCAAGATTAAAAAATAAGCTGACGGATGCAGACGGCGAAATAGCCTTGTTGAGTTTTCGGAATGAAGGCTATCTTTTGGAAATCATATCTCATCATACGTAA
- a CDS encoding response regulator, giving the protein MELLTNPSEYASRMYHLKKAEYNERFVGECLKLIMQAVSAEDGLRQLLQYLGRELKCDRVYVFEEMDRQNIRNTYEWCRPGVPSGMEELPYVTKKDLFPWYGHLINGGNIIEPDVESLKENERYIYDILKAQNIHSIILSPLRAQGKMYGLLGADNPPAENLKHISIVFDVLAYFVYSLVSQRELTRFQESAIAIKASEANIHLHEDKTVLLIDDSTQLLRLNERILRQQGYRILCAETLQRAQAVLMDTMPDAVISDIDLPDGSGLDFCRKLHERRAIPIVFLTAHCDEWTVREGMQAGGCAVLTKPYQLVDLQEAVAAAINDNSS; this is encoded by the coding sequence ATGGAATTACTTACAAATCCGTCAGAGTATGCTTCCCGCATGTATCATCTGAAGAAGGCGGAGTATAATGAACGTTTTGTTGGAGAATGCCTGAAGCTGATTATGCAGGCAGTTAGTGCTGAAGACGGACTGCGGCAGCTGCTGCAGTATCTGGGCAGAGAGCTGAAGTGTGACAGGGTATACGTCTTTGAAGAAATGGATAGACAGAATATTCGTAATACGTATGAATGGTGCAGACCCGGTGTTCCATCCGGTATGGAGGAGCTTCCCTATGTAACAAAAAAAGATTTGTTTCCATGGTATGGGCATTTGATCAATGGTGGTAATATCATAGAACCGGATGTCGAAAGTCTAAAAGAAAATGAGCGATATATTTATGATATATTAAAGGCCCAAAATATTCATTCCATTATCTTAAGTCCTTTGCGGGCACAAGGGAAAATGTACGGACTGCTGGGAGCGGATAATCCTCCAGCAGAGAATTTAAAGCATATTTCTATAGTATTTGATGTATTGGCTTACTTTGTATATTCCCTGGTAAGTCAAAGAGAATTAACCCGCTTTCAAGAATCTGCCATAGCAATCAAAGCATCAGAAGCAAATATACACCTTCATGAGGATAAAACAGTACTGCTCATAGATGACAGTACACAATTGCTGCGCTTGAATGAGCGCATCCTTCGGCAGCAGGGATACCGTATTCTGTGTGCGGAAACATTGCAGAGGGCACAGGCTGTGTTAATGGATACAATGCCGGATGCTGTCATATCTGATATTGATCTTCCAGATGGCAGCGGTCTTGATTTTTGCAGGAAGCTGCACGAGAGAAGGGCAATTCCTATTGTATTTCTGACTGCACATTGTGATGAATGGACAGTGCGGGAGGGAATGCAGGCAGGAGGCTGTGCAGTGTTAACAAAGCCGTATCAACTGGTGGATTTACAGGAGGCGGTGGCAGCCGCGATAAATGATAATAGTTCATAA
- a CDS encoding GHKL domain-containing protein: protein MTDTIMTILFPYLDFIPFAIPRYLMFQNKLRIPFKYIMFLLFAVATVNSLTFYYINAQGYDMAMRWTTVMRYGFMLINLILSFTLIKDSFSKLMFTYLLLFSWSFFVFGNANYIESKFFWTFSDEHPYLIYNICRIIIYLITCPFMLRFFNHTVSEAMQIQDSDLWRHLWKIPLFSTLFGMLYCFSDDIYAYATWEFLISRYLMLFGTCYVSYVALKVLEVSKKRTQLQEALKYADQSIEAQKKQFNSLADHMDEMRKARHDVRQHLAVISSYIDKDDKEGLRTYIEMYHRELPPDVMELYSRNDVINAIICYYAGISREHGIFFDAKVDYPEGCSITETDMTVLIGNMLENAVEACQRSIDSTPFIKLRIRCHGSNELLVLTDNSCLDRIQFQDGKPLSSKRNGVGIGTVSIQDIARRYHGSARFEYREHVFYTSVIMHYEQRKSIQKQVAAQEYVQNDTIQSKAAA from the coding sequence ATGACAGACACCATAATGACGATATTGTTTCCATACCTTGACTTTATACCCTTTGCAATTCCACGCTATTTAATGTTTCAAAATAAGCTGCGGATACCATTTAAATATATAATGTTTTTGCTGTTCGCTGTAGCAACAGTAAACAGTTTAACCTTTTATTATATCAATGCCCAGGGATATGATATGGCTATGCGATGGACAACTGTCATGCGCTACGGCTTCATGCTAATAAACCTTATTCTATCCTTCACCCTGATAAAGGACAGCTTTTCAAAGCTCATGTTCACGTATCTGCTGCTATTTTCATGGTCCTTTTTCGTATTTGGTAATGCCAATTATATAGAAAGTAAATTTTTCTGGACATTTTCCGATGAGCATCCTTATCTAATCTATAATATATGCAGAATCATCATTTATCTCATTACCTGCCCGTTTATGCTCCGCTTTTTCAATCATACAGTTTCCGAAGCGATGCAGATTCAGGATTCCGATTTATGGCGGCATCTTTGGAAGATTCCTTTATTTTCCACTCTGTTTGGCATGCTGTATTGCTTCAGTGATGACATTTATGCCTATGCCACCTGGGAATTTCTCATTTCCCGCTACCTCATGCTGTTTGGTACCTGTTATGTATCTTATGTTGCTTTAAAAGTTTTGGAAGTTTCAAAAAAACGAACGCAGCTGCAAGAGGCGCTGAAATACGCAGATCAGAGTATAGAAGCACAGAAGAAGCAGTTTAACAGTCTTGCTGATCATATGGACGAAATGCGAAAGGCAAGACATGATGTCCGGCAGCATCTGGCTGTTATAAGCTCCTATATTGATAAGGACGATAAGGAAGGATTGAGAACCTATATCGAAATGTATCATCGTGAGTTACCCCCTGACGTTATGGAATTATATAGCCGCAATGATGTTATAAACGCAATTATTTGTTATTATGCAGGTATATCAAGGGAACATGGCATATTCTTTGATGCGAAAGTCGATTATCCGGAGGGCTGTTCCATCACAGAAACGGATATGACTGTACTAATTGGTAACATGCTTGAAAATGCAGTAGAAGCCTGTCAGCGGAGCATAGATTCTACCCCATTCATCAAACTTCGCATACGGTGTCACGGTAGCAATGAATTACTTGTACTCACAGATAACAGCTGTTTAGATCGCATACAGTTTCAAGACGGAAAACCTTTATCCTCAAAACGAAACGGTGTGGGAATCGGTACTGTTTCCATACAGGACATTGCACGGCGCTATCATGGAAGCGCACGTTTCGAATACAGGGAACATGTTTTTTATACCTCTGTGATTATGCACTATGAGCAAAGAAAGTCCATTCAGAAGCAGGTCGCTGCACAGGAATATGTACAAAATGATACAATTCAATCAAAAGCAGCTGCCTGA
- a CDS encoding response regulator has protein sequence MKAAIIDDLSECREDIQTCLKQYLSKHCADDDITITGFSSGEQFLSGFVKDTYDLIFIDQYMKQLSGIDTAKQIRQEDPLVILIFITTSRDHAIDSYQVRASGYLLKPFTFTDFEYTLTTAGITKLKNARFIEIENEKILLREILWCNIVGHYMQIHTEQRGIMRIRIPFTKVSELLLNYPQFLICYKGCIINLDHVEQMSELDFILTNKEKIPVSKRDRKKIESDYHTYLFQKAREEELL, from the coding sequence ATGAAAGCAGCAATCATTGACGATCTGTCCGAATGCAGAGAAGATATACAGACATGTCTAAAGCAATATCTTTCAAAGCACTGTGCAGACGATGATATAACGATTACAGGATTCAGCAGCGGGGAACAGTTTTTATCGGGATTTGTCAAGGATACATATGATTTGATTTTTATTGATCAGTACATGAAGCAGCTTTCCGGTATTGATACAGCGAAACAGATTCGGCAAGAGGATCCGCTTGTCATTCTGATATTTATTACAACGAGTAGAGATCATGCCATTGACAGCTATCAGGTACGCGCATCCGGTTATCTGCTGAAGCCATTTACCTTTACAGATTTTGAATATACCCTGACAACAGCAGGAATTACAAAGCTGAAAAATGCAAGATTTATTGAAATAGAGAATGAAAAGATTCTGCTGCGTGAGATACTCTGGTGCAATATCGTTGGACATTATATGCAAATTCATACAGAGCAGCGCGGTATCATGCGCATTCGGATTCCATTCACAAAGGTATCTGAGCTGCTTTTGAATTATCCGCAGTTTCTGATTTGTTATAAGGGCTGCATCATAAACCTGGACCATGTGGAACAAATGTCTGAGCTTGATTTTATTTTGACAAATAAAGAGAAGATTCCTGTTTCTAAAAGGGATCGGAAAAAAATAGAATCAGATTACCACACATATCTGTTTCAGAAAGCAAGAGAGGAGGAGCTTTTATGA
- a CDS encoding diguanylate cyclase, which translates to MKEMKSEKDTVLVPDSGYKACECDWLTGVYTREFTEKRINQFLKEQKAGVLIVVDVDDFKQVNDRFGHIIGDRLLNRLASMLKQLTLHNDLVGRVGGDEFVIFMPIQQDEKFVENRCRQIHKRVKELYLNSTPAITLSVTAAGSSYRPGDDYSNLFDRADQQLLVKKSSRRRGRKTGEPMDISDIMCRGVSMDMKCIQEELSEQELAAGAYCQDYETFKSIYRFMERRMQRMDSKSYIILLTLTNEQREFPSLSERDLLMQYLKQQIQDSLRAGDVFTQYSSCQFLVMAADVEKQQADLIAERINTSFYARNVICKDNILLHHCYPLQPAGALK; encoded by the coding sequence ATGAAAGAGATGAAATCTGAAAAAGATACAGTTTTGGTACCCGATTCAGGTTATAAAGCCTGTGAATGCGACTGGCTGACAGGCGTATATACCCGAGAGTTTACAGAGAAAAGAATAAATCAGTTTTTGAAGGAACAAAAAGCAGGCGTATTGATTGTTGTCGATGTGGATGATTTCAAACAGGTGAATGACCGCTTTGGACACATTATCGGGGATCGTTTGCTTAATAGACTTGCATCCATGCTAAAGCAGCTGACTTTGCATAATGATCTTGTTGGTAGGGTAGGGGGCGATGAGTTCGTAATTTTTATGCCGATACAGCAGGATGAAAAATTTGTGGAAAACCGATGCCGTCAAATTCACAAGAGAGTAAAGGAGCTGTATCTAAACAGTACTCCGGCAATAACACTTTCTGTTACGGCAGCGGGAAGCTCCTACCGCCCGGGAGACGATTACAGCAATTTATTTGACCGGGCAGACCAGCAGCTGCTTGTTAAGAAAAGCAGTCGCAGGCGTGGAAGGAAAACAGGAGAGCCGATGGATATATCAGATATCATGTGCAGAGGCGTATCCATGGACATGAAATGTATACAGGAGGAGCTGTCGGAACAGGAGCTTGCAGCAGGTGCCTATTGCCAGGATTATGAAACCTTTAAGAGCATTTACCGGTTTATGGAACGCCGTATGCAGCGTATGGACAGCAAGTCCTATATCATTCTTCTGACATTGACGAACGAACAAAGAGAGTTTCCATCTTTATCAGAGAGAGACCTATTGATGCAATATTTAAAGCAACAGATACAGGATTCACTTCGCGCCGGAGATGTTTTTACACAATACAGCAGCTGTCAGTTTCTTGTGATGGCGGCAGATGTGGAGAAGCAGCAGGCAGATCTGATTGCAGAAAGAATCAACACCTCGTTTTACGCAAGAAACGTTATTTGTAAAGATAATATTCTGTTGCATCACTGTTATCCATTGCAGCCTGCAGGAGCTTTAAAATAG
- a CDS encoding transcriptional regulator encodes MDAAKMYIHLFDSFTIEYQGEILNMREHLSRQSLSLLEVFVLHNQKNISREFLMELFWENSDNPLSSLKFNIFRLRKLLKEIAVFQDIDIIQTEKGGYRFQPEVETIIDTTIFEQEYEKIEKQQTYKEDAVIHARILTDLYDGNLYQEAEQLWFVQKVEYFRNIYLTVVKKLCEYYLKQKHYADLKSVALKAATLEPSVEENHFYYIQALISEGDYASAYEYYNKSTRMLVSEYAVSLSERMKDLYANIVNKNEEKKNIEGIASYYRNKKISHGALYCDNTAFDYIYEISMRNALRENLKYYLFIFEIKSEGDEHHQEILMNKVKNCIQTSLRSGDVFTRLNRYQYLVLLPCAKEDDAYRIAQRISTSFQIKVRRRKDRLHYYIQTTR; translated from the coding sequence ATGGATGCCGCAAAAATGTATATTCATTTGTTTGATAGCTTTACAATTGAATATCAGGGTGAGATACTCAATATGCGTGAGCATCTGTCCCGCCAGTCTTTAAGCTTACTGGAGGTTTTTGTCTTACATAATCAAAAGAATATCTCAAGAGAGTTTTTAATGGAGCTGTTTTGGGAAAACAGCGATAACCCGTTAAGCTCCTTAAAATTCAATATTTTCCGTTTACGGAAGCTGTTGAAGGAAATTGCGGTATTTCAGGACATTGACATCATTCAGACGGAAAAAGGCGGTTACCGCTTTCAGCCGGAGGTCGAAACGATTATAGATACAACGATTTTTGAACAGGAATATGAAAAAATCGAGAAGCAGCAGACTTATAAGGAGGATGCGGTCATTCATGCAAGAATTCTCACAGATTTATATGACGGTAATCTTTATCAGGAGGCAGAACAGCTATGGTTTGTACAAAAGGTTGAATATTTCAGAAATATTTATCTTACCGTAGTAAAAAAATTATGTGAATATTATTTAAAGCAAAAGCATTATGCGGATTTGAAAAGCGTTGCATTGAAAGCTGCTACGCTGGAGCCTTCCGTAGAGGAAAATCATTTTTATTACATCCAGGCGTTGATCAGCGAAGGAGATTATGCATCAGCCTATGAATATTACAATAAATCTACGAGAATGCTGGTTAGTGAATATGCGGTAAGTCTTTCTGAACGTATGAAAGACTTATATGCCAATATCGTAAATAAGAATGAGGAAAAGAAAAATATTGAAGGAATTGCATCATACTATAGAAATAAGAAAATATCACATGGCGCCTTATATTGTGATAACACGGCATTTGATTACATATATGAAATCAGTATGCGGAATGCACTTCGCGAAAACCTGAAATACTATCTGTTTATTTTTGAAATTAAATCAGAGGGTGATGAGCATCATCAGGAAATTCTCATGAATAAGGTGAAAAACTGTATACAAACCTCATTGCGGAGCGGTGATGTTTTCACAAGACTGAATCGTTATCAATATCTTGTATTGCTTCCTTGTGCCAAAGAGGATGATGCATACAGAATTGCACAACGGATATCTACGAGCTTTCAGATAAAGGTTCGCAGGCGAAAAGACCGATTGCATTACTATATTCAGACAACCAGATAG
- a CDS encoding patatin family protein codes for MADKIGLICEGGGTKAAYTCGVLQCFLDYDIEFPYTVGISAGAEVLLPFVAKQKDRLRVTGVDAACESGAIGVSPLIHEKGVFGIGYVCKFIEEHAPLDYEAFMKNKTKLDIGVYNMDTNEVEYFPKEYFDPKDQILMQASCALFLLTRPYKFRGHTYMDAGLVDMIPIEQSIRAGNTKHVFISTKEENYVRKAAPGWQIQLAKLMYPGNKKIRENLKIRHINYQKQWQIVKDLQEQGNALVLRPSADYGVTRYTHDKDLLGRWFDLGYEDTKNRLDMIREFMEK; via the coding sequence ATGGCAGATAAAATTGGTTTGATTTGCGAAGGCGGAGGCACAAAGGCTGCATATACATGCGGTGTTCTGCAGTGCTTTCTGGACTATGATATTGAATTTCCCTATACCGTGGGGATCAGTGCCGGTGCAGAGGTTCTGCTGCCGTTTGTCGCAAAACAGAAGGATCGTCTACGTGTCACGGGAGTGGATGCGGCATGTGAGTCAGGCGCAATCGGAGTATCTCCGCTGATTCATGAAAAAGGTGTTTTCGGAATTGGCTATGTATGCAAATTTATCGAGGAGCATGCACCCCTTGATTATGAAGCCTTTATGAAAAACAAAACAAAGCTGGATATTGGTGTATATAATATGGATACCAATGAGGTTGAGTATTTTCCAAAGGAATATTTCGATCCCAAAGATCAGATTCTGATGCAGGCAAGCTGTGCGCTGTTTCTGCTGACAAGACCATATAAATTCCGGGGACATACGTATATGGATGCAGGTCTGGTGGATATGATTCCCATTGAACAAAGCATCCGTGCAGGGAATACAAAGCATGTTTTTATTTCCACTAAGGAAGAAAACTATGTGCGTAAGGCGGCTCCCGGATGGCAGATACAGCTGGCGAAGCTGATGTATCCGGGGAATAAGAAAATCCGGGAGAATCTGAAAATACGTCATATCAATTATCAGAAGCAATGGCAGATTGTAAAGGATCTGCAGGAGCAGGGGAATGCGCTCGTACTCCGTCCAAGTGCAGATTACGGGGTAACACGCTATACTCATGATAAAGATTTGCTGGGACGCTGGTTTGATCTTGGGTATGAGGACACCAAAAACCGTCTGGATATGATTCGGGAATTCATGGAGAAGTAG
- a CDS encoding 5-methyltetrahydrofolate--homocysteine methyltransferase codes for MRRELTAISEKEILHFLGYGEALPDEQTAYVLQEMKQLVLSFSEPRVVYRVFDLLNMQPVGCEVDLSGSDIKRLLKESHACIFMAATLGSRIDREMKKLQVQDMMKAVLFDSCASAAIEAVCDDMQRELNEQYPYLTDRYSCGYGDLPITLQSSFIQALDAQKLIGLHVNESSLLVPMKSVTAIIGIADRIQPAVLRGCAHCLLAKQCEYRKRGKFCGN; via the coding sequence ATGCGTAGGGAATTAACAGCTATCAGTGAAAAGGAAATTCTGCATTTTCTTGGCTATGGAGAGGCTTTGCCGGATGAACAGACAGCTTACGTCCTGCAGGAAATGAAGCAGCTTGTTTTATCATTCAGTGAACCGCGTGTAGTATACCGTGTGTTTGATTTACTGAATATGCAGCCTGTCGGCTGTGAGGTTGACCTTAGCGGAAGCGATATAAAGCGTCTGTTGAAGGAAAGCCATGCCTGTATCTTTATGGCGGCAACGCTTGGCTCCCGAATTGACAGGGAAATGAAAAAGCTGCAGGTGCAGGATATGATGAAGGCAGTGCTGTTTGACAGCTGTGCCAGTGCGGCCATTGAGGCGGTGTGTGATGATATGCAGCGTGAGCTGAATGAGCAGTATCCGTATTTAACAGATCGTTATTCCTGCGGCTATGGTGATTTGCCCATTACCCTGCAATCGTCATTCATCCAGGCTCTGGATGCCCAAAAGCTAATCGGCCTGCATGTTAATGAAAGCAGTCTGCTTGTGCCTATGAAAAGTGTGACTGCAATTATCGGCATTGCGGACAGGATACAGCCGGCTGTGCTGCGCGGGTGCGCTCATTGCCTGCTGGCGAAGCAGTGTGAATATCGAAAGAGAGGGAAATTCTGTGGAAATTGA